A region from the Rheinheimera mangrovi genome encodes:
- a CDS encoding iron-containing alcohol dehydrogenase, which yields MENFTFHNPVKVLFGKNQIAQISQEIPKDKRVLIVYGGGSVVKTGVLQRVKDALENDVVFEFGGVEANPHYETLMKAVDIVKTEKIDYLLAVGGGSVIDGTKFIAAAAMYEGDAWEIVKSYGGVVTDALPIGCVLTIAATGSEMNNVSVVTKAETKDKLFFSSPFVLPKFSVLEPEITFTLPKNQTANGVVDAFIHILEQYITFPVGAKVPDRFAEALLNTLKEEGPKALNTPDDYSARANIMWSATMALNGILATGTPADWATHMIGQEITGLYGLDHAQTLAIVMPALWKFCKADKSAKLAQYAANVWNVPLANEADMADKAIEYTVDFFESMGLKTRLSHYGLGEEIIPQVITKLVEHGHVNIGEKQNITAKSAEEILRLAL from the coding sequence ATGGAAAACTTCACATTCCACAATCCAGTAAAAGTGCTGTTTGGTAAAAATCAAATTGCTCAAATTAGTCAGGAAATTCCAAAAGACAAACGCGTTTTGATTGTTTACGGTGGTGGTAGTGTCGTCAAAACAGGCGTACTACAGCGCGTAAAAGATGCGTTAGAAAATGATGTTGTTTTCGAATTTGGAGGTGTAGAAGCCAATCCTCATTACGAAACGCTTATGAAAGCGGTGGACATCGTTAAAACTGAAAAAATTGACTATTTACTCGCAGTGGGTGGTGGTTCTGTTATCGATGGTACGAAATTTATTGCTGCGGCTGCTATGTATGAAGGCGATGCATGGGAAATAGTTAAAAGCTACGGTGGCGTTGTTACAGATGCACTTCCTATAGGTTGTGTTCTTACCATCGCAGCTACTGGTTCTGAGATGAACAATGTTTCAGTTGTGACGAAAGCCGAGACCAAGGATAAGCTATTTTTCAGTTCACCGTTCGTTCTGCCGAAATTCTCTGTTTTAGAGCCGGAAATTACATTTACTTTGCCTAAAAACCAAACAGCGAATGGCGTTGTAGATGCGTTCATTCATATTTTGGAGCAGTACATCACCTTTCCTGTTGGAGCTAAGGTCCCAGATCGTTTTGCGGAAGCTTTACTTAATACTCTAAAGGAAGAAGGTCCAAAGGCTCTGAACACTCCGGATGATTACAGTGCTCGTGCAAATATCATGTGGTCAGCAACAATGGCCCTTAATGGCATATTAGCTACTGGCACGCCTGCCGACTGGGCCACTCACATGATTGGTCAAGAAATCACAGGACTTTATGGCTTGGACCACGCACAAACATTAGCGATTGTGATGCCAGCTCTTTGGAAGTTCTGCAAAGCGGACAAGTCAGCCAAACTTGCTCAGTACGCGGCTAATGTGTGGAATGTACCTTTAGCAAATGAAGCTGATATGGCGGATAAAGCGATTGAATATACCGTTGACTTCTTTGAGTCCATGGGGTTGAAAACCCGTTTATCCCACTATGGTTTGGGCGAAGAAATTATTCCCCAGGTGATTACAAAGCTCGTAGAACATGGCCATGTGAATATCGGCGAAAAACAGAATATTACAGCTAAAAGTGCCGAAGAAATTCTTCGATTAGCTCTTTAA
- a CDS encoding iron-containing alcohol dehydrogenase has product MNNFTHHSPTRVHFGKGQIEKLAGEFPVGSKILLTFGGGSIKSNGVYEQVKSALANFQVIEFGGIEPNPHHETLIKAVSLAKDASIDYILAVGGGSVVDGSKFIAAAICYEGDSWDILTTYGACVERAIPLGCVLTLPATGSEMNSGAVVTKDKTKDKLFFRSDTVIPRFAILDPETTFSLPPRQIANGVVDSFVHTVEQYVTYPVNALVQDGFAESILKTIISQGPLALERPTDYDVRANLMWAATNALNGTLSNGVPEDWATHMIGHELTGLYGLDHAQTLAIVIPALWKYKKQQKLDKLVQFGQQVWNITGSTKEEIADAAIAKTEEFFVLMGNPTTLSAYHMDATHIPAVLEKLELHGHTQLGEHGDITLKDVKEILALAL; this is encoded by the coding sequence ATGAATAATTTTACCCATCACTCACCAACACGTGTCCATTTTGGTAAAGGTCAAATTGAAAAGCTTGCGGGCGAATTCCCAGTTGGAAGCAAAATATTACTTACCTTTGGTGGCGGCAGCATCAAGTCGAATGGTGTGTATGAACAGGTAAAGTCGGCATTGGCTAACTTTCAGGTGATTGAGTTTGGAGGTATTGAGCCAAACCCACACCATGAAACACTGATCAAAGCTGTCTCTTTAGCCAAAGATGCAAGCATAGACTATATCCTTGCCGTTGGCGGAGGCTCTGTTGTTGATGGCAGTAAATTTATTGCGGCAGCCATCTGCTATGAAGGTGATAGTTGGGACATTCTAACTACCTATGGAGCATGTGTGGAGCGTGCAATACCCTTAGGTTGTGTGTTGACTTTGCCTGCAACAGGTTCTGAAATGAATAGTGGGGCGGTTGTAACAAAAGATAAAACAAAGGACAAACTGTTTTTCCGCTCAGATACCGTGATACCTAGATTTGCTATTCTCGATCCTGAAACCACGTTTTCGTTACCTCCAAGACAAATTGCAAATGGCGTTGTAGATAGCTTTGTTCATACCGTTGAACAATACGTGACATACCCAGTCAATGCTCTAGTACAAGACGGCTTTGCCGAGTCTATATTGAAAACCATCATCTCTCAGGGGCCTTTAGCATTAGAACGTCCGACGGATTACGATGTTCGAGCCAATTTAATGTGGGCAGCAACTAATGCACTGAATGGCACACTCTCCAATGGGGTCCCAGAAGACTGGGCAACTCATATGATAGGGCATGAATTGACAGGCTTATACGGACTCGATCACGCGCAAACTTTAGCCATTGTGATTCCTGCGCTCTGGAAGTATAAGAAGCAGCAAAAGCTCGATAAGTTGGTCCAGTTTGGTCAACAAGTTTGGAATATTACTGGCAGCACAAAAGAAGAGATAGCTGATGCTGCTATTGCCAAAACTGAGGAGTTCTTCGTCCTCATGGGAAATCCAACGACGTTATCTGCTTATCATATGGATGCAACACACATTCCAGCAGTTTTGGAAAAGCTGGAACTTCATGGTCATACCCAATTAGGGGAACATGGTGATATTACGCTTAAAGACGTCAAAGAGATTCTTGCATTAGCACTGTAA
- the gmtZ gene encoding gamma-mobile-trio integrase GmtZ translates to MLTQTHPIYPTLSECMNVVIRMNVRSKKEYSKRFGEDSYLPAFPDRVYASEWVGWRHFLGKDNHTCYATMGEAKQAVRRLGIQSKTEYQRRYNEDKLLPSQPTRAYQSDWLHWADFLGIPDSRFYSTLAGAQQAALRLGTTTTTEYKRKYKSDPYLPANPAATYQGEWLGWDHFFLREKVPFYSSLAEASLSALRLGIGSCTEYNRRYKEDARLPSSPGDTYKHEWSGWLKFLGKDSKTFYKTLAEAREAVLGMGIKNSTDYGRRYKEDARLPSRLSDIYKNEWCSWNDFFRDSKASFYSTLSEVKKATEQLGIKTSTEYYKNYKKDVRLPSSLDLVYKDEWLGWRDFLDKATPYTSLVEASDASFRLKIQSSNEYHMRYKEDNRLPAHPNLSYKNEWLGWHHFLQKKKPKFYSILSDASLAAHKLLIISGRDYFNRCKEDARLPINPREYYKDEWQGWHHFLGKNKAYFYSSLADARQAILRLSIISSSDYYRKYKEDPRLPRAPDVYYASEWKSWIDTCLPDTISTVQQLKQACKVLQIKDSQQYREARKQTKLLPSHPERLDNWSDWYELLDIPIPYEYSHLVSLIRSAGCQNLGDYKKYRAEACDPRIPSSPFETYEKSGWTNTYDFFGKPRPYQTRYFESEWKPWAICITEFLKQARGSTTKQQELCQFVREYIQAEKLDYSPHDFLVRTKVNIKPLIDLLNQLSVKKKKRQLYSINEFLDWIIQTDLTIEDEHTGEILRIKNAANPFKHINFDDEQYVPTVNETAKPALPYQFVKAGRDWIFPVDSALKATSYGDLNHLHKFAADWIPISDPAVLDCNDSDCVIKTERGRVYLWNPIFWTYTYSLMQLPARGMQIVYCDSGEMDEEIPDFKHGNLIWLKNPSKNAGLTRKQGMIYKTENGDFGVHYTSNKTQLYGEGYSIPYMPTELAYWLVKLRKWQQKYNSIAKPTPWLECKRTNLNEIQRKHKGVNCFLFRDMYDNEPGSFGGRLTDRLAASLFFSAGDEAALSTYKDLNFKDIGLQLADEQSLTLSRFCSNFTPHSMRVSLINAYAFEFGLPIEVIMKLVGHASIVMSVYYLKSGLVRQKVELGEKQAFTNAQENARRFLEDYGIEEYRQQLTSNNPEILNVLSNQNPSSVYLWKDFGICPVGGNSCNSGGDVVAIGSNLYNAVPAGYIGEQNCPRCRFFVTGPAFLMGLAALYNELTLALSVQASRHSELQKELQEIVYKIELVSHQQYENLKISAVNHELATEKASLQAARRKLNSEIETRAKKMDMFLTDLNFLYRHIQNSRAITQNITSDETKLQLIVPKQIDFEVELEESTQFRLLSEVCENAELFHSCSSELAVVKRSQALDRVMINNGMTPHLLLLSEREQITVGNQLTQLMYARIHSWETIDRLISGELTLKDLDSDMHLTASDIKKVFARARPIAIGDIK, encoded by the coding sequence ATGTTGACACAAACACACCCGATTTATCCGACGCTCTCTGAATGCATGAATGTAGTAATTCGAATGAATGTCAGGTCTAAAAAAGAGTACTCCAAAAGATTCGGAGAAGACTCATATTTGCCAGCCTTCCCTGACCGAGTTTATGCGAGTGAATGGGTTGGGTGGCGTCATTTTCTCGGTAAAGACAACCACACATGCTATGCAACTATGGGAGAAGCTAAGCAAGCCGTCCGTCGACTTGGTATTCAATCAAAGACTGAATACCAAAGAAGATATAACGAAGACAAGCTTTTGCCATCACAACCAACTAGAGCATATCAGTCCGATTGGCTGCATTGGGCTGACTTCTTAGGTATTCCGGACTCCAGATTTTACAGCACATTGGCTGGAGCGCAGCAAGCTGCGCTTAGGCTTGGTACAACAACCACTACAGAATATAAAAGAAAGTATAAAAGTGATCCCTACCTACCCGCCAATCCCGCTGCAACGTATCAAGGAGAATGGCTTGGTTGGGACCATTTTTTTCTTAGAGAAAAAGTCCCATTTTACAGTTCTTTAGCCGAGGCCAGTCTATCAGCTCTTCGACTCGGTATAGGGTCTTGTACTGAGTATAATCGGCGATACAAAGAGGATGCTCGCTTACCTTCTTCTCCAGGAGATACATATAAACATGAATGGTCCGGTTGGCTAAAATTCTTAGGCAAAGACAGTAAAACATTCTATAAAACGCTAGCTGAGGCACGCGAAGCAGTTCTAGGGATGGGCATTAAAAACAGTACCGATTATGGTAGGAGGTACAAGGAGGACGCTCGATTACCATCACGGCTCAGCGATATCTACAAAAATGAATGGTGTAGTTGGAATGATTTTTTTCGTGATTCAAAAGCGAGTTTTTATAGTACGTTATCTGAAGTGAAGAAAGCAACTGAACAACTAGGCATTAAGACAAGTACAGAATATTACAAGAATTATAAAAAAGATGTTCGGTTGCCTTCGTCTCTTGATCTTGTTTATAAGGACGAATGGCTAGGTTGGCGTGATTTCTTAGATAAAGCAACGCCTTATACAAGTTTAGTAGAAGCAAGCGATGCATCGTTCAGGCTGAAAATTCAGTCGAGTAACGAATATCACATGCGATACAAAGAGGACAACCGTCTACCTGCTCATCCAAATCTATCTTATAAAAACGAATGGTTAGGTTGGCATCATTTTCTGCAGAAAAAAAAGCCTAAATTTTATAGTATATTATCTGACGCAAGTCTCGCAGCACATAAGCTTCTAATAATATCCGGTAGAGATTATTTTAATCGTTGCAAAGAAGATGCTCGTTTACCAATAAATCCAAGAGAATATTACAAGGATGAATGGCAAGGGTGGCATCACTTTTTAGGTAAAAATAAAGCCTATTTTTATAGTTCGTTAGCGGATGCTCGCCAAGCAATTTTGCGCTTAAGTATAATATCTAGCTCCGATTATTACCGAAAATATAAAGAAGATCCCAGATTACCTAGAGCGCCTGACGTTTACTATGCGTCAGAATGGAAATCATGGATAGATACGTGCTTGCCAGACACAATATCGACAGTTCAGCAACTTAAGCAGGCTTGTAAAGTTCTACAAATAAAAGACTCACAGCAATATAGGGAGGCTAGAAAACAGACAAAACTACTTCCTTCACATCCAGAACGACTCGATAACTGGAGTGACTGGTATGAATTACTAGATATACCGATTCCTTATGAATATTCTCACTTAGTGAGCTTGATCAGAAGCGCGGGATGCCAGAACTTAGGAGATTATAAAAAATATAGAGCAGAAGCTTGTGATCCTAGAATACCATCTTCACCGTTTGAAACATATGAGAAATCAGGCTGGACTAATACATATGATTTCTTCGGAAAACCTAGACCATATCAAACAAGGTATTTCGAGAGTGAATGGAAACCATGGGCAATTTGTATAACTGAGTTTCTCAAACAGGCTCGTGGTTCTACAACAAAGCAACAAGAGCTGTGCCAATTCGTACGAGAGTATATTCAGGCGGAAAAGCTTGATTACTCACCTCATGATTTCCTCGTCAGAACTAAAGTAAATATTAAACCGTTAATTGATTTACTTAACCAACTATCTGTCAAGAAGAAAAAACGGCAACTATATTCAATAAATGAATTTTTAGATTGGATTATTCAGACGGATCTAACTATTGAAGATGAACATACAGGAGAAATCCTGCGAATAAAAAACGCAGCTAACCCCTTTAAACACATCAACTTTGATGACGAGCAATACGTACCAACAGTCAATGAGACGGCCAAACCAGCATTGCCCTATCAGTTTGTGAAGGCAGGTCGAGATTGGATTTTTCCAGTTGATTCCGCGTTGAAAGCTACCTCGTACGGTGACTTAAATCACCTACACAAATTTGCTGCTGATTGGATTCCAATTTCAGACCCCGCTGTACTTGACTGCAACGATTCAGACTGTGTGATCAAAACTGAGCGTGGCAGGGTTTACTTGTGGAATCCAATATTCTGGACATATACCTACTCATTAATGCAGTTGCCAGCGCGAGGTATGCAAATAGTTTACTGCGACTCGGGTGAAATGGATGAGGAAATTCCCGACTTCAAGCATGGAAATTTGATTTGGCTGAAGAATCCATCAAAAAATGCGGGACTTACCAGAAAACAAGGAATGATATATAAAACAGAAAATGGCGATTTTGGAGTTCACTACACGTCAAACAAGACACAATTATATGGTGAGGGTTACTCTATACCATATATGCCTACAGAGCTTGCTTACTGGCTTGTAAAACTACGCAAGTGGCAACAAAAGTATAACTCAATCGCGAAACCAACACCTTGGTTAGAATGTAAGCGTACTAACTTGAATGAAATCCAACGAAAGCACAAAGGAGTTAACTGCTTTTTATTCAGAGATATGTATGACAATGAACCAGGAAGCTTTGGTGGACGACTCACCGACCGATTAGCTGCTTCGCTATTTTTTTCTGCTGGTGATGAGGCAGCTCTTTCCACATACAAAGATCTTAACTTTAAAGATATTGGTTTGCAGCTTGCTGATGAGCAATCTCTTACCTTATCCCGGTTTTGCTCTAATTTTACCCCGCATTCTATGCGAGTTAGTCTAATCAACGCGTATGCGTTTGAATTTGGCTTGCCCATAGAAGTAATCATGAAACTTGTCGGTCATGCTTCCATAGTCATGTCTGTGTATTATCTTAAAAGTGGTTTGGTGCGACAAAAAGTCGAACTCGGGGAAAAACAGGCATTTACCAACGCCCAGGAAAATGCGAGGCGATTCCTCGAGGATTATGGAATAGAAGAGTATCGACAGCAGTTAACTTCAAACAACCCAGAGATCCTAAATGTCTTAAGCAACCAAAATCCATCAAGTGTTTACCTATGGAAAGATTTTGGTATTTGCCCAGTCGGAGGTAACAGTTGTAACAGTGGCGGTGATGTTGTTGCAATTGGTTCAAACCTTTATAACGCTGTACCTGCAGGATACATTGGCGAACAAAACTGCCCACGCTGCAGATTCTTTGTTACTGGTCCTGCATTCTTAATGGGGCTAGCAGCGCTTTACAATGAGTTAACTCTGGCATTGAGCGTGCAAGCATCGCGACATAGTGAACTGCAGAAAGAGCTTCAAGAGATTGTTTACAAAATCGAACTTGTTTCACATCAACAGTATGAAAACCTCAAAATCTCCGCAGTTAACCATGAGCTGGCTACCGAAAAGGCATCACTTCAAGCCGCAAGAAGAAAACTTAATTCAGAAATAGAGACCAGAGCTAAAAAGATGGATATGTTCCTGACAGATCTCAATTTCTTGTATCGACATATTCAAAACAGCAGAGCTATCACCCAAAACATAACTTCAGACGAAACAAAGCTGCAGCTTATTGTTCCCAAGCAAATTGATTTCGAAGTTGAACTTGAAGAAAGCACGCAATTCCGCTTGCTATCTGAAGTTTGTGAAAATGCTGAACTTTTTCATAGCTGTAGCAGCGAATTAGCAGTAGTTAAACGGAGTCAGGCTCTCGATAGAGTGATGATTAATAACGGTATGACTCCTCATTTACTTTTGTTAAGTGAGCGGGAGCAGATAACTGTTGGGAATCAGCTAACTCAGTTGATGTATGCAAGGATTCATAGCTGGGAAACAATTGACCGGTTAATTTCTGGCGAGCTGACGCTAAAGGATCTAGACAGTGATATGCATTTGACTGCCAGCGATATTAAGAAGGTCTTTGCTAGAGCCAGACCAATTGCAATAGGAGATATAAAATGA
- the greB gene encoding transcription elongation factor GreB, whose amino-acid sequence MLRTDLITREGFEKLTKELNYLWREYRPEITQKVAWAASLGDRSENADYKENKRLLRQLDSRIRFLRKRLEVLRVVEYSPVQEGKVFFGAWVDIENEYGEIRKFRIVGPDEIYGRNDYISIDSPMARALLKKEVDSEVLVRTPTGEHLWFVTEISYLGPND is encoded by the coding sequence GTGTTGAGAACTGATTTGATAACCCGAGAGGGTTTTGAGAAATTAACGAAAGAATTGAACTACTTATGGCGTGAGTATCGTCCTGAAATTACGCAAAAAGTCGCTTGGGCAGCGAGTTTAGGTGACAGATCAGAGAACGCCGACTACAAGGAGAATAAGAGATTACTTCGGCAGTTGGACTCTAGGATCCGCTTTTTAAGAAAGCGTTTAGAGGTGCTTCGGGTAGTCGAATACTCCCCAGTTCAAGAGGGTAAGGTGTTTTTTGGTGCCTGGGTCGATATTGAAAATGAGTATGGTGAAATTCGTAAATTCCGCATCGTGGGCCCAGATGAAATCTATGGCCGAAACGACTACATCTCGATTGACTCTCCAATGGCTAGGGCTTTACTCAAAAAAGAAGTAGACTCAGAAGTACTTGTTAGAACACCAACTGGAGAGCATCTTTGGTTTGTCACTGAGATAAGTTACCTAGGCCCTAATGATTGA
- a CDS encoding LysR family transcriptional regulator produces the protein MDDLKAFLAVARLNSFTKAAAELGVTPSALSHLIKALESKLGVRLFARTTRSISPTEAGRQLIDDLAPLFEKVDDAIKRLSELRDKPAGHIRITGADDAIEYILRPALTRFLVRYPDISVEVGIDYGFTDIVKERFDAGIRLGEDLNNDMIAVKVSPNWRQIVVASPQYLRTHPVPKKPDDLLKHNCINIRYSEKSGLYAWEFEKGDKKLNLKVKGQFTANTNTHVLNAVLDGIGIAYLPEYYVEEYVKEEKLVALMLDWCPYFDGYYIYYPHRRQDSPAFTALLDILRYEEA, from the coding sequence ATGGATGACCTAAAAGCATTCCTTGCCGTAGCAAGGCTTAACAGTTTTACTAAGGCAGCCGCAGAGTTGGGAGTTACGCCTTCAGCACTCAGTCACTTAATCAAGGCTCTCGAAAGTAAATTAGGGGTAAGGTTGTTTGCGCGAACAACCAGAAGCATTTCGCCGACGGAAGCCGGCAGGCAATTAATTGATGATTTGGCTCCACTATTTGAGAAGGTCGACGACGCAATAAAGAGACTTAGTGAGTTACGGGATAAGCCAGCGGGTCATATTCGAATTACAGGTGCAGATGATGCCATTGAGTATATTCTACGTCCTGCGCTCACACGCTTTTTGGTCAGATATCCGGACATCAGCGTAGAGGTAGGAATTGACTACGGCTTTACTGATATCGTGAAAGAGCGCTTCGATGCCGGAATTCGTCTTGGTGAAGATTTGAACAACGATATGATTGCAGTGAAAGTTAGCCCCAATTGGCGACAAATAGTTGTCGCCTCTCCCCAGTATTTAAGGACCCATCCAGTCCCTAAAAAACCTGATGACCTGCTTAAGCACAACTGTATAAATATCCGCTACTCAGAGAAAAGTGGTTTATACGCATGGGAGTTTGAAAAGGGGGATAAAAAGCTAAACCTCAAAGTAAAAGGACAATTTACTGCAAACACTAACACCCATGTCTTAAATGCCGTACTAGATGGTATTGGCATAGCCTACCTTCCAGAGTATTACGTAGAGGAATATGTTAAAGAAGAAAAGTTAGTTGCCCTCATGCTTGATTGGTGCCCTTATTTTGACGGCTATTATATTTATTACCCACATCGACGGCAGGATTCTCCAGCTTTCACAGCACTTCTTGATATTTTGAGGTATGAAGAAGCGTAA
- the gmtX gene encoding gamma-mobile-trio protein GmtX — MIPITPEQVLEQLCVNASERTVESLKSVYQVCREQQERGLTDFSFSTIARLGKGRGVPAAQSIRNKTGDHFKTLIAAFALVTSTTCGAQVKCNVSKTLAWIDAITDPVLKLQVNILYSQKKEAERLLQAVVPIDQHIEIHDHIGATSTNSRLTDLEREAFEYLLSDEFRRIEGLEHGPRGCIVRIDTQKTFFPVATLDALNKALLHL, encoded by the coding sequence ATGATACCAATCACTCCTGAACAAGTTTTGGAACAGCTTTGCGTCAATGCTTCGGAACGTACCGTTGAATCTCTAAAATCTGTCTATCAGGTTTGTAGAGAACAGCAAGAACGTGGCCTTACCGATTTCAGTTTCAGTACTATTGCAAGGCTAGGTAAAGGTAGAGGAGTGCCAGCAGCGCAAAGCATTCGCAATAAGACAGGAGATCACTTCAAAACTCTTATTGCTGCATTTGCTTTGGTAACAAGCACAACTTGCGGAGCCCAAGTTAAATGCAACGTTTCTAAAACGTTAGCCTGGATTGATGCAATCACAGATCCGGTTCTTAAGTTGCAGGTCAATATCTTGTATTCGCAAAAAAAAGAGGCAGAGCGCTTACTTCAGGCTGTGGTTCCTATAGATCAGCATATTGAGATCCATGATCACATTGGCGCAACTTCTACCAATTCAAGATTAACAGATCTTGAGCGCGAAGCATTTGAGTACCTACTATCTGATGAATTTCGCAGAATTGAAGGTTTGGAACATGGCCCAAGGGGCTGTATAGTGCGAATCGACACTCAGAAAACTTTCTTCCCAGTCGCGACCTTGGACGCTCTGAACAAAGCTTTACTGCATTTATAA
- a CDS encoding NAD(P)-dependent alcohol dehydrogenase, translating to MCDDIDHLRRKVIKITGAVGVGAMFASPLNVFASEANPRIKSRGYAAFDESGILKPWSFERRPVGDNDILIDIKYASICHSDIHQEKGHWGKQQYPQVPGHEIVGIVAAVGKNVTKFKVGDRAGVGCMVGNNHHHHNNDEEQYNSDTIFTYGYPDKRSPTGISQGGYSNNIVVEDHFAVHIPENVSFQEAVPLLCAGITTYSPLMRANIKPGMKVGVAGIGGLGHMAVKIAVSKGAEVYAFTTSPSKVKDILAFGAKEAIVVDDELAALNQYRGQLDYLISTIPYDYNVAAYASVVKPYGTFTQVGMPINSEVTMSALNLAFSRVNFNASLIGGMKETQDMVNYCANNKVLPQIQMIKAEQINEAWESVVNKSARYRYVIDAATF from the coding sequence ATGTGCGACGATATCGATCATCTCAGAAGAAAGGTTATCAAAATTACCGGTGCTGTTGGTGTAGGGGCCATGTTTGCTAGTCCTCTTAATGTCTTCGCAAGTGAAGCAAATCCTAGAATAAAGTCTCGTGGTTATGCAGCTTTTGACGAGTCAGGCATTCTTAAGCCTTGGTCATTTGAACGTCGTCCAGTGGGTGATAACGACATTCTTATCGACATAAAATACGCGAGCATTTGCCACTCCGACATTCACCAAGAAAAAGGGCATTGGGGGAAACAGCAGTACCCACAGGTGCCTGGTCACGAAATTGTTGGGATCGTTGCTGCCGTAGGTAAGAATGTAACCAAGTTTAAGGTTGGAGATCGTGCTGGTGTTGGTTGCATGGTGGGCAATAATCACCATCACCATAATAACGATGAAGAGCAATACAATTCGGATACTATTTTTACCTATGGCTATCCGGATAAACGTTCACCAACTGGGATCTCTCAAGGCGGGTATTCCAATAATATTGTTGTTGAAGATCACTTTGCAGTGCATATTCCGGAAAATGTCAGTTTTCAAGAAGCTGTGCCTCTGCTGTGTGCTGGCATCACAACCTATTCTCCTTTGATGCGAGCAAATATCAAACCTGGTATGAAGGTTGGCGTCGCAGGCATTGGCGGTTTAGGTCATATGGCAGTAAAAATTGCGGTATCTAAAGGTGCGGAAGTTTACGCGTTCACAACATCTCCATCCAAAGTGAAAGACATTTTAGCTTTTGGAGCAAAGGAGGCAATCGTTGTTGATGATGAACTTGCAGCTTTAAACCAATATCGTGGTCAACTGGATTACTTAATCTCGACAATTCCTTACGATTACAACGTTGCGGCTTATGCATCTGTAGTTAAACCTTATGGCACCTTCACCCAAGTTGGTATGCCAATTAATTCAGAAGTAACAATGAGTGCGTTAAATCTGGCCTTTTCTCGAGTTAACTTTAATGCATCACTGATTGGTGGCATGAAAGAAACTCAGGATATGGTCAATTATTGCGCCAACAACAAGGTACTTCCCCAAATCCAAATGATCAAAGCAGAGCAGATTAACGAAGCGTGGGAAAGCGTAGTCAATAAATCCGCTCGTTATCGCTATGTAATTGATGCTGCAACCTTCTAA
- a CDS encoding SDR family NAD(P)-dependent oxidoreductase produces MARIFITGSTDGLGLATANSLIDKGHEVITHSRNEHRLSAVQHLVDKGAKAVIGDLSAFEEQCAVADQVNQLGQVDAIIHNAGIVSGKDVISVNVVAPYTLTALITKPSKLIYLSSSMHFGGSATLTNDDWLINTNDYSDSKLFVTTLANAISKRWNDVACFSVDPGWVPTKMGGKDAPDDLVEGYQTQEWLATANEMATPRSGTYWHNRQQLVPHRASLDVRFQDQLMEELVKVTGIRFPSR; encoded by the coding sequence ATGGCTCGCATATTTATTACGGGATCTACAGACGGTCTTGGCTTGGCAACAGCGAATAGTCTAATTGATAAGGGACACGAGGTTATTACCCATAGCCGTAACGAGCATCGACTAAGTGCTGTTCAGCATCTGGTAGATAAAGGCGCAAAGGCAGTCATAGGTGATCTGTCGGCGTTTGAAGAGCAATGTGCTGTTGCAGATCAAGTGAATCAATTGGGTCAAGTGGATGCAATTATTCATAATGCGGGGATTGTATCGGGTAAAGATGTGATTTCAGTAAATGTAGTCGCACCCTACACCTTGACTGCATTAATAACAAAACCCTCAAAACTCATTTACCTCAGCAGCAGCATGCATTTTGGCGGAAGCGCTACGCTGACAAATGATGACTGGTTAATAAACACTAATGACTACTCAGACAGTAAGTTGTTTGTCACGACACTCGCAAATGCGATTTCAAAACGATGGAATGACGTAGCCTGCTTTTCAGTTGATCCGGGCTGGGTCCCAACAAAAATGGGAGGAAAGGATGCTCCAGATGACTTGGTTGAAGGGTATCAAACTCAGGAATGGCTTGCTACAGCCAACGAAATGGCAACGCCTAGAAGCGGTACCTATTGGCACAACAGGCAGCAATTAGTGCCTCATCGAGCGTCACTGGACGTGCGTTTTCAAGACCAATTAATGGAAGAATTAGTCAAGGTTACCGGAATCAGATTTCCTTCCAGATGA